One window of Gammaproteobacteria bacterium genomic DNA carries:
- a CDS encoding flagellar assembly protein FliH has product MAAPRKLITAAELRRFDQWELPVIGVEEGRQGRGEDELARPLTAAQLEALHAEAYRDGFEQGRQAGEEAGYRDGREAGEAEAAARLAHIQSILDLLARPLEALDREVEDSLLALTTSVARHVLRRELRTDPGQVIAVVREAVSVLPVAARSVRVHLNPADAALLRERMRVGDGEESRWQIVEDPMLTRGGCRVSTDVSLVDASVEQRLAAVVARVLGEEREGERVS; this is encoded by the coding sequence ATGGCCGCCCCGCGCAAGCTCATCACGGCGGCGGAGCTGCGCCGCTTCGACCAGTGGGAGCTCCCCGTGATCGGCGTCGAGGAGGGCCGGCAGGGCCGGGGAGAGGACGAGCTCGCGCGCCCGCTGACCGCGGCCCAACTCGAGGCCCTGCACGCCGAGGCCTACCGGGACGGGTTCGAGCAGGGCCGGCAGGCGGGTGAGGAGGCGGGCTACCGGGACGGACGGGAGGCGGGGGAGGCGGAGGCGGCGGCGCGTCTGGCGCACATCCAGTCGATCCTGGACCTGCTGGCGCGCCCCCTCGAGGCCCTCGACCGGGAGGTGGAGGACTCTCTGCTCGCCCTCACCACGAGCGTCGCCCGCCACGTGCTCCGCCGGGAGCTGCGCACCGACCCCGGGCAGGTCATCGCGGTGGTCCGGGAGGCGGTCTCGGTCCTGCCGGTGGCGGCCCGAAGCGTCCGGGTGCACCTGAACCCGGCCGACGCGGCGCTGCTGCGCGAGCGGATGCGGGTGGGGGACGGCGAGGAGAGCCGCTGGCAGATCGTGGAGGACCCCATGCTCACCCGGGGTGGCTGCCGAGTCTCCACCGACGTCTCCCTCGTGGACGCCAGCGTGGAACAGCGACTCGCCGCCGTGGTGGCGCGGGTGCTCGGCGAAGAGCGCGAGGGCGAACGTGTCTCCTGA